In Necator americanus strain Aroian chromosome IV, whole genome shotgun sequence, the following proteins share a genomic window:
- a CDS encoding hypothetical protein (NECATOR_CHRIV.G15877.T1) — protein MPNCPRCNKPVYFAERVTSIGKDWHRPCLRCENEACKKTLAAGGHSERDGKPYCNRCYGALFGPRGYGHGGVESHTFHHGQTGKV, from the exons ATGCCTAACTGTCCACGTTGCAACAAACCCGTTTATTTTG CTGAACGAGTCACATCTATTGGCAAAGACTGGCATAGACCGTGTCTTCGATGCGAAAACGAAGCATGTAAGAAGACATTGGCTGCGGGAGGACATTCGGAG CGTGACGGTAAACCGTACTGCAATCGATGCTATGGAGCTCTGTTCGGTCCGCGAGGCTACGGTCATGGTGGAGTTGAATCCCATACGTTCCATCATGGACAGACCGGCAAG GTTTAA
- a CDS encoding hypothetical protein (NECATOR_CHRIV.G15875.T1) produces MSASLYNEDAEIRVGVVVRPLRGHWRPASGQRSQKTRDVSLLDPAVWKTAARDYDNEAKMQFTSKMVYSNQKQKEADRYLELGDHSKQPAFSSVADHLSGPLVTRCPSTCECGASSAAISLNSPPPESNRIKLPPDLVAEEEKEAMAIRRTKPSEGTSTRPEAWTASSKTTPKSISKEEERITSSKKGSASSSVASSVKKEPAKKSDSSEEITVTTRPLPKPQKIPLRSSEKGSNRSDRSRPTSMEQFLGVKEDQKARNSDRGTSQKDSLRMRVTFDPHDSTKNRNRSAVSSGRGSRATSPGRKNASGTGTPENRVTELSRQDKPRPIRANLMTTSRSRLKTVTYKEEPFMSEFKSWVLLIIFLSMIWLYRSTLFA; encoded by the exons ATGAGCGCTTCTTTGTATAATGAAGACGCGGAAATCCGCGTAGGAGTTGTCGTACGGCCGCTCCGTGGACATTGGAGACCAGCCAGTGGTCAGCGATCTCAGAAGACCAG AGATGTGTCACTGCTGGATCCTGCGGTATGGAAGACTGCCGCTCGTGACTATGACAACGAAGCCAAAATGCAATTCACTTCTAAAATGG TATACagcaatcaaaaacaaaaggaagcAGACAGATATTTGGAGCTAGGCGATCATTCGAAACAACCGGCTTTTTCTTCGGTAGCAGAT CACCTTTCTGGGCCGCTGGTCACTCGTTGCCCCAGTACATGCGAATGCGGCGCTTCGTCAGCG GCGATCTCACTTAACAGCCCTCCTCCCGAGTCCAATCGCATTAAATTACCACCAGATCTTGttgctgaagaagaaaaagaagccatGGCGATAAG GAGAACTAAGCCGTCTGAAGGCACCTCGACCAGACCTGAGGCATGGACTGCATCGTCTAAAACCACTCCTAAATCCAttagtaaagaagaagaacgcaTTACAAGTTCAAAGAAAGGAAGCGCATCAAGCTCTGTCGCATCATCTGTCAAGAAAGAGCCTGCAAAGAAGAGTGACTCCTCAGAAGAGATTACGGTGACGACGAGGCCGCTTCCTAAGCCACAAAAAATTCCTCTGCGCAGTTCTGAGAAAGGTTCGAATAGATCCGATCGAAGTCGGCCTACTTCCATGGAACAATTCTTGGGAGTAAAAGAAGACCAAAAAGCTAGGAACTCGGACAGAGGCACAAGTCAAAAAGATTCTCTCCGAATGCGAGTGACGTTCGACCCTCATGATTCCACGAAAAACCGGAACAGAAGTGCTGTGTCTTCCGGAAGAGGGTCACGTGCAACGTCACCGGGTCGCAAGA ATGCTTCTGGTACTGGAACTCCCGAAAATCGCGTCACAGAACTATCCCGGCAGGACAAGCCTAGACCTATA CGAGCGAATCTTATGACGACATCAAGATCTCGTCTGAAAACGGTCACCTACAAGGAAGAG CCTTTCATGTCGGAGTTCAAAAGTTGGGTGCTGCTCATCATCTTTTTATCGATGATATGGCTGTACAGATCAACACTTTTCGCATAA